The Victivallis sp. Marseille-Q1083 DNA window GATCAAGCGTCAGGTGCATCTGCACCGGATGGAGCAGAAAGGCCAGATCGGCACCCGCAAACGCAAGACCGACAATGCGCTCATCACGGCGGCGGACAGTTCCAAAGTGCTGGGCATCTTCATGCTGGTGCTACTGTGGGCGGTCAGTGCGCTGCTGCTGACGCTGCCGTCGCTGCGGCCGGTCAAATTTCCGCTGATCGTCAACCAGCAGGCGCCGCGCACCATCTTCGCCGATTTCGATTTCGCTTATGAGGACACCCCCAAAACGACCGAACTGCGCAAACAGGCGGCCGAGGGCGAACCGGTCTATTTCAAAATGTCGGACAAAGCGAACAGCCTGATCCGGCAGAACGCCGACAATCTGTTTTCGGAAGTGACCAAACGGATCGGCCAGTTGAAGCTCCAGCAGCCCTATCAGTCGGACGGCAGCGCCGCCGGCAACCTGGTCGCCGGTCTGAACGACAACACGCTGAACGCGCTGTATGCGATGCTGCAGGACCAGCATTTGCTGCAGCTTTTTTACGAAGAACTCGATTCCCTGCTCGGCCAGGGTATCGTCGCGCCGCCGGAACAGGCGAAATACAAAGTCGGCCAGCGGGTCCGGGTCATCGACGCCCAGGGACGCGACCGCCTGCCCAAACCGATCGAAGACCTGCTGCTGCCGGACAAGGCGGCCGACCTGTTGACTGAAAGCGTTCTGAACAACTATTCCCCCGGCGGCGACCGCAACCTTTTCCGGCAAAACCTGCTGCAGTTGTCGCAATGGATCGTCGGCACCGGCAACCTGGAGCCGGACCAGGAGTTGACTGCCGCCCGCCGGAAGGCGGCTTCGCAGGCGATCGAACCGGTGATGGTCGGCATCAAGCAGAACCAGCCGCTGGTCATCAAAGACCAGACCGTCACCCCGGAAATCCTCGCCTGCATCAAAGCCTACGAATACGACTACCAGGCCCGGCTGAAAGAGACCAATACCGTTCAGAAGTTCTTCCAGAACACCATCTGGGGCCTGGTGCTGGTGCTGTTCGTCGGCCTCTACATGTATCACATCCATCCGGACGTGGTCAAGAGCAACCGGAAACTCAGCCTGGTCGGCATCGTCATCATCCTGTCGCTGTTCATCGATTATCTGAGCATGGAGCTGTTTTTCTTCGTCAGCGCCTCGATCGGCATCTCGCCCGGTTTGTTGATCGAAGCGCTGCCGATCGCCCTGCCGGCGGTACTGCTGGCGGTCATGCTCGGCTACCGGGTGGCGCTTTACGTCGGCTTTTACGTCTCCAGCATCGTCGCGCTGATGCTCGGCTATTCTTTCGACGTCGCGCTGGAAGGCATGGTGGTTTGTTCGGTTTCGGCCATCCTGGTCCGCAGCGCCACCAATTACCGTTCCTTCTTCGTCCGGACCCTGCTGGCCGCGGCGCTCTCGTTCTGGCTGCTGGATTTCAATCTGCTGCAGCACATCTTCCTGCAGGCCGAACTGCTGCCGTGGGCGGCGGTCCTGGCGATTTACAACGGCGTCATCACCGCAGTGCTGGCGCTGGTGCTGATTTTCGTCTTCGAACTGCTGTTCAACGTCAGCACCAACATGTCGCTGATGGTGCTCTGCGATTTCAATCATCCGCTGCTCAAGGAGCTGCAGCTCAAAGCGCCGGGAACTTCCCATCACAGCCAGAATGTGGCGATGCTGGCCGAAGCGGCCGCCAAGGAGGTGGGCGCCAATCCGATCCGGGCGCGGGCGGCGGCACTCTACCACGACATCGGCAAACTGAACAAGCCGGAATATTTCACGGAAAACAACATCCAGACGACCAATCAGCACGTCGGCCTGCACCCGCAGATGAGCAGCATGATCATCCGCGGCCATGTCAAGGACGGCCTGGACCTGGCGCACCGTTACAAGCTCTGCCGGCTGATCCGCGACACCATCGAACAGCACCACGGCACCGACCTGATGCAATTTTTCTACCAGCGGGCGCTGCAGGAGCAGACCAACGACGCGCCGGTGCTGGAAAGTCAATACCGTTATCCGGGACCGCTAGCCCACGAAAAAGAAGTGGTGATCGTCAGCCTGGCCGACGCCTGTGAAGCGGCCTGCCGTTCCCTGGAGAAACCGACCGCCTCCAAGATCGAAGCGATGGTCGATGAAATCTTCCGCAAGCGCATCCGCGACGGCCAGTTGAACAATGCCGACATCACGGTCGGCGACCTGGCCAAATTGCGCGAAAGTTTCATCCGCACCCTGACGACGATGTATCACGGGCG harbors:
- a CDS encoding HD family phosphohydrolase, producing MFTFLINWIKRQVHLHRMEQKGQIGTRKRKTDNALITAADSSKVLGIFMLVLLWAVSALLLTLPSLRPVKFPLIVNQQAPRTIFADFDFAYEDTPKTTELRKQAAEGEPVYFKMSDKANSLIRQNADNLFSEVTKRIGQLKLQQPYQSDGSAAGNLVAGLNDNTLNALYAMLQDQHLLQLFYEELDSLLGQGIVAPPEQAKYKVGQRVRVIDAQGRDRLPKPIEDLLLPDKAADLLTESVLNNYSPGGDRNLFRQNLLQLSQWIVGTGNLEPDQELTAARRKAASQAIEPVMVGIKQNQPLVIKDQTVTPEILACIKAYEYDYQARLKETNTVQKFFQNTIWGLVLVLFVGLYMYHIHPDVVKSNRKLSLVGIVIILSLFIDYLSMELFFFVSASIGISPGLLIEALPIALPAVLLAVMLGYRVALYVGFYVSSIVALMLGYSFDVALEGMVVCSVSAILVRSATNYRSFFVRTLLAAALSFWLLDFNLLQHIFLQAELLPWAAVLAIYNGVITAVLALVLIFVFELLFNVSTNMSLMVLCDFNHPLLKELQLKAPGTSHHSQNVAMLAEAAAKEVGANPIRARAAALYHDIGKLNKPEYFTENNIQTTNQHVGLHPQMSSMIIRGHVKDGLDLAHRYKLCRLIRDTIEQHHGTDLMQFFYQRALQEQTNDAPVLESQYRYPGPLAHEKEVVIVSLADACEAACRSLEKPTASKIEAMVDEIFRKRIRDGQLNNADITVGDLAKLRESFIRTLTTMYHGRIAYPKGPEKEDEDDLFLAPAKPAAPEPEAVASGNSAGGPAGPAAD